Proteins from one Sarcophilus harrisii chromosome 2, mSarHar1.11, whole genome shotgun sequence genomic window:
- the SUPV3L1 gene encoding ATP-dependent RNA helicase SUPV3L1, mitochondrial isoform X3: MRSSKRGVLCDLVTGEERVVTDPDGKPAAHVACTVEMCSVNSPYEVAVIDEIQMIKDPARGWAWTRALLGLCAKEIHLCGEAAAIDIVTELMYTTGEEVEVRKYERLTPITVLNHALESLDNLRPGDCIVCFSKNDIYTVSRQIEARGLQSAVIYGSLPPGTKLAQAKKFNDPDDPCKILVATDAIGMGLNLSIKRIIFNSLIKPSINEKGEKEIEPISTSQALQISGRAGRFSSKFKEGEVTTMYPEDLKLLKEILNRPVEPIEAAGLHPTADQIEMFAYHLPDTTLANLIDIFVDFSQVDGQYFVCNMDDFKFSADLIQHIPLSLRVRYVFCTAPINKKQPFVCSSLLQFARQYSRNEPLTFSWLRRYARWPLQPPKNIKDLVELEAIHDVLDLYLWLSYRFVDMFPDTILVRELQKELDGIIQKGVHSITKLIRMSESQRMLNLNTSPAGKQGLPGAAKSTSPDTAEAQALEAAVVEGLASKSLASRLVRQGRLTPYMLKQLRKEWLKQQSEEEQDRPQDSGPKGRLRSRRRNDPEAN, translated from the exons GGTGTGCTCTGTGACCTGGTGACGGGGGAAGAGCGGGTGGTCACAGACCCAGATGGAAAGCCGGCCGCCCACGTTGCTTGCACTGTTGAGATGTGCAGCGTCAACTCTCCCT ATGAAGTGGCCGTGATTGATGAGATCCAGATGATTAAGGATCCAGCTCGAGGATGGGCCTGGACCAGAGCACTCCTGG GACTTTGTGCAAAAGAAATCCATTTGTGTGGAGAAGCTGCTGCTATTGACATTGTGACGGAGCTTATGTACACCACGGGCGAGGAGGTGGAG GTTCGGAAGTACGAGAGACTCACGCCCATCACTGTGTTGAATCACGCCCTGGAGTCTCTGGACAACCTCCGGCCCGGGGACTGCATCGTCTGTTTTAGCAAAAACGACATTTACACTGTGAGCCGGCAGATCGAGGCTCGGGGGCTACAGTCGGCCGTCATCTACGGCAGTCTGCCTCCCG GGACAAAACTTGCTCAAGCGAAAAAGTTTAATGATCCCGATGACCCGTGCAAAATCCTGGTGGCCACCGATGCCATTGGCATGGGGCTGAATTT GAgcataaaaagaattatttttaactcTCTCATAAAGCCCAGTATCAatgagaagggggagaaggaaattGAGCCAATCAGCACCTCGCAGGCTCTGCAGATCTCCGGTAGAGCCGGCAGATTCAGCTCCAAGTTTAAGGAAGGGGAGGTTACTACCATGTACCCAGAAGACTTGAAGTTGTTGAAGGAGATTCTGAACAGGCCCGTGGAGCCAATAGAG GCAGCCGGCCTCCATCCTACTGCTGACCAGATCGAAATGTTTGCGTATCACCTTCCAGACACGACGCTCGCCAATTTAATT GATATCTTTGTGGACTTCTCTCAAGTGGATGGGCAGTATTTTGTCTGCAACATGGACGATTTCAAGTTCTCGGCAGACCTCATCCAGCACATCCCCCTGAGCCTGCGGGTGAGGTATGTGTTCTGCACGGCCCCCATCAACAAGAAGCAGCCGTTTGTCTGCTCCTCCCTGTTGCAG TTTGCGAGGCAGTACAGTCGGAACGAGCCACTGACGTTTTCCTGGCTGCGCCGGTACGCCAGGTGGCCCCTACAGCCGCCAAAAAACATCAAGGACCTTGTGGAGCTGGAAGCCATCCATGACGTTCTAGATCTGTACCTGTGGCTCAG CTACCGGTTCGTGGACATGTTCCCCGACACCATCCTCGTCCGGGAGCTGCAGAAGGAGCTCGACGGCATCATCCAGAAGGGCGTCCACAGCATCACCAAGCTGATCCGCATGTCTGAGTCCCAGCGCATGTTGAACTTGAACACTTCCCCGGCGGGGAAGCAGGGCCTGCCCGGGGCCGCCAAATCCACCTCACCAGACACGGCCGAGGCCCAAGCCCTGGAGGCCGCCGTGGTGGAGGGCCTGGCCTCCAAGTCGCTGGCCTCGCGGCTGGTGCGGCAGGGGCGGCTGACCCCATACATGCTGAAGCAGCTGAGGAAGGAGTGGCTGAAGCAGCAGAGCGAGGAGGAGCAGGACAGGCCCCAGGACAGCGGCCCCAAGGGGAGGCTGAGGTCGAGGAGGAGGAACGACCCCGAGGCCAACTAG